One Candidatus Paceibacterota bacterium genomic window carries:
- a CDS encoding glutamate-5-semialdehyde dehydrogenase has protein sequence MDKKILKQLNKAKEASREFALLPHSKRILILKNIVKELRKNKKTIITANAKDLKKFPLNDPMRDRMLLNETRIEGMAKEIESLIKMPDPIGEIFDCRNSKGNKELKICKKRVPFGVIGVIYESRPNVTTDVAAICIKSGNAVILKGGKEARESYIILHKIIKKALVSSGASFEAVQFIDPKTKDAVLNIISANGLVDVIIPRGSSNLINFVRENATVPVIETGAGVCHTFVDVSTKLDSSARIIFNAKTQRPSVCNALDTLLVHQKIAEKFLPMIAQLLIQKEVEIFADSPSFKILQKYYRTDLLKKATEKDFGREFLSQKMSVKIVSDINEAIKHINKYSSKHSEAILSENKQNSQKFLDKVDAAVVYVNASTRFSDGAVFGLGSEIGISTSKLHARGPMGAKEMTTYKWIATGNYSVRK, from the coding sequence ATGGATAAAAAAATATTAAAACAATTAAATAAAGCGAAAGAAGCCTCTAGAGAATTTGCCCTTTTGCCTCATTCAAAAAGAATTTTAATTTTAAAAAATATTGTAAAAGAATTGCGTAAAAATAAAAAAACAATTATTACAGCAAATGCTAAAGATCTAAAAAAATTTCCATTAAATGATCCCATGCGTGATCGCATGCTTTTAAATGAAACACGGATTGAGGGCATGGCAAAAGAAATAGAAAGTTTGATAAAAATGCCGGATCCTATAGGTGAAATTTTTGATTGCCGAAATAGTAAAGGGAATAAAGAACTTAAAATTTGCAAAAAAAGAGTGCCTTTCGGGGTGATCGGTGTTATTTATGAATCACGACCAAATGTAACCACAGATGTGGCTGCGATATGTATTAAGTCGGGCAATGCGGTTATTCTTAAGGGAGGGAAGGAGGCAAGAGAAAGTTATATTATTCTCCACAAAATTATTAAAAAGGCGTTGGTTTCATCCGGAGCTAGTTTCGAAGCGGTTCAGTTTATAGATCCAAAAACAAAAGATGCTGTTTTGAATATAATTTCGGCAAACGGTTTAGTGGATGTAATTATCCCAAGAGGAAGCTCCAATTTAATAAATTTTGTACGAGAGAATGCTACTGTGCCAGTAATCGAAACGGGGGCCGGGGTTTGTCATACTTTCGTGGACGTTTCTACCAAGCTTGATTCTTCTGCTCGGATTATTTTTAATGCTAAAACACAGCGACCAAGTGTTTGCAACGCCTTAGATACCTTGTTAGTGCACCAAAAAATAGCGGAAAAATTTCTTCCAATGATCGCTCAATTGTTAATTCAAAAAGAAGTAGAAATTTTTGCCGATTCTCCAAGCTTTAAAATATTACAAAAATATTATAGAACTGATCTTTTAAAAAAGGCCACAGAAAAAGATTTTGGACGAGAATTCCTAAGCCAGAAAATGTCTGTGAAAATTGTTTCAGATATTAATGAAGCGATAAAGCATATCAATAAATATTCCTCCAAACATTCTGAGGCTATTCTCTCAGAAAATAAACAAAACTCCCAGAAGTTCTTGGATAAAGTTGATGCGGCGGTGGTTTATGTGAATGCCTCGACTCGATTTTCTGATGGCGCAGTATTCGGACTCGGTTCAGAGATCGGTATTTCCACTTCTAAGCTTCACGCTCGTGGTCCTATGGGTGCGAAAGAAATGACTACTTATAAATGGATAGCGACTGGTAACTATTCTGTCAGAAAATAA
- a CDS encoding peptidoglycan-binding protein, translated as MKKYMSVLFVFALFLTLLLSFNAKPVSAANCASGDLFNSVTGQACISTSLVVSCPTGDIFSTTTGKRCNTWTENTGNNSILDTLFKRQLAMGSKGEDVKVVQQILKDANFLSGKVDGIYGPITKSAVMKYQAENSITTTGVVGSDTLEKIKLTPWQKMCPLINSTYGVSYSCSSVAPACVSEGGSLGAVVPGNIPPPSCCPGLMAYAPRDIAGTFGTCVKSTNQTLIISGISGPTVLDVGQTGTWTVMANDSEQGVLSYNVSWGDIASSASAMSANFVSTATFSHIYNNVGIYTAKFTVKNSQGLTAETTINVNVVDSTSPVLSKYKCSETGCVQDDANGTFTSSTCDNSCNVGVVPKYKCANTGCVQDNVNGTFTSSTCNNMCSPSCVKATSCPQGIICGAWTDGCGGYIGCGNCNFGYYCGEHQKVCERQFPSGPRTISTSGGSNLKVVSNLAGINCGQGGTQCRATFNESDTVILTATPSTGYSFMGWSGYTNAQYPLLPGFGSDCATKSGTCTITMSTLMTDVNVGASVELTPGTTYYDLVVKNGWGKITGNKGTIECEGAGNNKICRQRYNVGDLVTLIAQVTDPIYTFKRWTAGCSCENGCSQEPSGCSTNGTCSLTIPQSTQSDLIAGIDACFVAPANYKKITVSAQFVGGYVSDSIGKMQCGVKAGSSMWACGYDYSPTSVIKFTAHPEAGYKFNGWSGYRNSQGLVGGFGSDCADLSAGTCTVNMSAMTISSVNIGWSFARQ; from the coding sequence ATGAAAAAATATATGTCGGTTTTGTTTGTTTTTGCTTTATTCTTAACTTTATTATTAAGTTTTAACGCTAAACCTGTGAGTGCAGCTAATTGTGCGTCTGGCGATTTATTTAATTCGGTAACTGGCCAAGCTTGTATTAGCACAAGTTTAGTTGTTTCTTGTCCAACTGGTGATATATTTAGTACAACAACAGGCAAGCGTTGTAATACATGGACAGAAAATACAGGAAATAATTCTATCCTAGATACTTTATTTAAACGACAACTTGCAATGGGCTCAAAAGGAGAAGATGTTAAAGTCGTCCAACAGATTTTAAAAGATGCTAATTTTCTTTCTGGAAAAGTTGATGGTATTTATGGTCCCATAACTAAAAGCGCAGTGATGAAATATCAAGCAGAAAATAGTATTACTACAACAGGAGTAGTGGGTTCTGATACTTTAGAAAAAATAAAACTTACACCATGGCAAAAGATGTGTCCTTTGATTAATAGTACTTATGGAGTTTCTTATTCTTGTTCTTCAGTTGCGCCTGCTTGTGTATCTGAGGGTGGAAGTTTGGGCGCGGTAGTACCGGGAAATATTCCGCCTCCATCTTGCTGTCCAGGATTAATGGCTTATGCTCCTCGTGATATTGCAGGAACTTTTGGTACTTGTGTGAAATCTACCAACCAAACTCTAATAATTTCTGGAATAAGCGGACCAACTGTTTTAGATGTTGGGCAAACTGGCACTTGGACTGTAATGGCGAATGATTCAGAGCAAGGAGTTTTGTCTTATAATGTGAGTTGGGGAGACATAGCAAGTAGTGCTAGTGCTATGAGCGCGAACTTTGTTTCAACAGCCACCTTTTCTCATATTTATAATAATGTAGGAATTTACACGGCTAAATTTACCGTAAAGAATAGTCAAGGGCTTACTGCTGAAACAACCATTAACGTGAATGTGGTTGATTCTACTTCCCCTGTTCTGTCTAAATATAAATGTTCAGAAACTGGTTGTGTTCAAGATGATGCTAACGGAACTTTTACATCTTCTACTTGTGATAATTCTTGTAATGTCGGGGTAGTTCCAAAGTACAAGTGTGCTAATACCGGTTGTGTCCAAGATAATGTTAACGGAACTTTTACATCTTCTACTTGTAATAATATGTGTTCACCATCTTGTGTTAAAGCAACATCATGCCCTCAGGGAATAATTTGTGGAGCTTGGACTGATGGGTGTGGGGGGTATATAGGTTGTGGAAACTGCAATTTTGGATATTATTGCGGCGAGCATCAAAAAGTATGTGAACGTCAATTTCCTTCTGGTCCACGCACTATAAGCACTTCAGGAGGTTCAAATTTAAAAGTTGTAAGTAATCTAGCGGGGATAAATTGTGGACAAGGAGGGACTCAATGTAGAGCAACTTTTAATGAATCTGATACTGTTATATTGACAGCAACACCTAGTACGGGCTATTCATTTATGGGATGGTCTGGGTATACGAATGCTCAATACCCATTACTTCCAGGGTTTGGAAGTGATTGTGCCACTAAAAGTGGAACATGCACAATTACAATGTCGACATTAATGACTGATGTGAATGTTGGAGCGTCAGTAGAACTGACACCCGGAACTACTTATTATGATTTGGTTGTAAAAAATGGGTGGGGAAAGATTACCGGTAATAAAGGAACGATAGAGTGCGAAGGTGCCGGAAATAATAAAATATGCAGACAGAGATATAATGTTGGGGATTTGGTAACTCTTATAGCTCAAGTAACAGATCCAATTTATACATTTAAAAGGTGGACTGCCGGATGTAGTTGCGAGAATGGTTGTTCTCAGGAGCCGTCTGGATGTTCTACAAACGGCACTTGTTCTTTAACTATTCCTCAATCAACACAAAGTGATCTAATAGCCGGAATCGATGCTTGTTTTGTCGCGCCGGCGAATTATAAAAAAATAACCGTTAGCGCGCAGTTTGTTGGGGGGTATGTATCTGATAGTATTGGGAAAATGCAATGCGGGGTAAAAGCAGGTTCAAGTATGTGGGCATGCGGTTATGATTATTCTCCAACAAGTGTGATAAAATTTACCGCTCATCCAGAAGCCGGTTATAAATTCAATGGGTGGTCGGGATATAGGAATAGTCAGGGTTTGGTCGGAGGGTTTGGAAGTGATTGTGCAGACTTGTCGGCAGGTACTTGCACGGTAAATATGAGCGCGATGACTATTTCTAGTGTTAATATAGGTTGGTCTTTCGCAAGACAATAA
- a CDS encoding efflux RND transporter periplasmic adaptor subunit — MQINTILMRIRAFFTKKKIIWTIVILVLLFLGYLIFGKKSNTSNIQTVLVKQQDIQKTVLATGQVVSSTDLDLSWQSSGVVKKVLVKEGDVVHAGEVLAEQDTSDLVAQLHNAQAGLVLAQERASSSKSNLANVTAEQNILVQNAHRTLLNSTLSVLTVGDYSGSDAPTVSGTYSCDQEGTYDLKTYGSAGGVSVNYSGLEQGSLLLTDIPRPMGNCGLFLSFDKTKTLQSGVEFKINIPNKTATNYNTNYNAYQLALQNRDTAIAGAEANVGVTDSVAEAQIAQAQASVDSILIKIQNAKIIAPTSGTITQVDIKVGELAQASKEALKLLNVGELHAEALVSEADIASVAVGQSIDNTFDALGPDKHFTTKVLTVNPASTVISGVVNYKVTGSLEKIPEIKPGMTDNMTITVAEKKNVLVIPNSAIINKDNKRIVRVINDPKTKTYTEVPVETGLEADGGLTEIMSGLSLGQEVVTFIK, encoded by the coding sequence ATGCAAATCAACACAATTTTAATGAGAATAAGGGCGTTTTTTACCAAAAAGAAGATTATTTGGACAATCGTTATATTAGTCCTATTGTTTTTGGGCTACCTTATTTTTGGCAAAAAATCTAACACCAGCAACATTCAAACCGTTTTGGTTAAACAGCAAGATATCCAAAAAACAGTTCTAGCCACCGGACAAGTCGTCAGTTCTACGGATTTAGATTTGAGCTGGCAATCAAGCGGAGTAGTGAAAAAAGTTTTGGTAAAAGAAGGAGATGTGGTGCACGCCGGAGAAGTACTAGCAGAACAAGACACGAGCGATCTTGTAGCTCAATTGCACAATGCGCAAGCTGGTTTGGTTTTAGCACAAGAGCGTGCGTCTTCTTCAAAAAGTAATCTCGCAAACGTAACTGCTGAGCAAAACATCCTCGTCCAAAACGCCCACCGCACTCTCCTAAACTCCACCCTTTCTGTTCTAACAGTCGGAGACTATAGCGGTTCGGATGCTCCAACAGTTTCCGGAACCTACAGCTGTGATCAAGAAGGAACTTATGACTTAAAAACTTATGGTTCAGCAGGCGGTGTTTCTGTAAACTACTCTGGGCTAGAACAAGGATCTCTGTTGTTAACCGATATTCCAAGACCTATGGGAAACTGTGGACTCTTTCTATCTTTTGATAAAACCAAGACTTTACAATCTGGAGTTGAATTTAAGATAAACATTCCGAACAAAACTGCTACCAATTACAATACCAACTACAATGCTTACCAACTCGCTTTACAGAATCGAGATACTGCTATTGCGGGGGCGGAGGCAAATGTGGGAGTCACTGATTCTGTAGCTGAAGCGCAAATTGCTCAAGCGCAAGCCAGCGTGGATAGTATTTTAATAAAAATTCAGAATGCTAAAATTATTGCTCCTACGAGCGGTACGATTACCCAGGTGGATATAAAAGTTGGGGAATTGGCGCAGGCCTCAAAAGAAGCGCTAAAATTATTAAATGTCGGAGAATTGCATGCCGAAGCTTTGGTTAGTGAAGCTGACATTGCCTCTGTCGCCGTAGGTCAATCAATCGACAATACTTTTGATGCGCTTGGTCCGGATAAACATTTTACAACCAAAGTGCTTACAGTGAATCCTGCCTCCACTGTTATTTCTGGCGTAGTCAATTACAAAGTGACTGGTAGTTTGGAAAAAATTCCTGAGATCAAGCCTGGCATGACCGACAACATGACGATAACCGTGGCGGAAAAGAAAAATGTATTAGTGATTCCAAACAGCGCGATCATAAACAAAGACAACAAGCGCATTGTAAGAGTGATCAATGATCCGAAAACGAAAACTTACACCGAAGTGCCGGTGGAAACAGGACTCGAAGCAGATGGTGGGCTGACAGAGATTATGTCTGGGCTCAGCCTAGGGCAGGAGGTGGTAACTTTTATTAAATAG